A window from uncultured Desulfobacter sp. encodes these proteins:
- a CDS encoding nitrilase-related carbon-nitrogen hydrolase has translation MQNIRVTLVIQNCPVNRFEDNLARTVEHVRSAAQQNCDFVAFPEMNLTGYAPADLSNAVALDGIWMDQLNRLSQNHKIAILAGLVEKSTSGIYATHLVFRPDQPVARYRKVHLSPFEAPYFNCGNDAAVFKFKGVHFGIQLCYDAHFPELSTAMALKNADIIFFPHASPRGTPGEKSASWKRHLTARAFDNAVFVAAVNQVGENNANLNFPGISMMIGPDGYLSGENIAYENKMDTYVLDMSLLEHIRAHKMRYFLPNRRAHLIDD, from the coding sequence ATGCAAAACATTCGTGTGACCCTGGTCATCCAGAACTGCCCTGTGAACCGTTTTGAAGACAATCTTGCCCGGACGGTCGAACATGTTCGTTCGGCTGCACAGCAAAATTGCGATTTTGTTGCGTTTCCAGAGATGAACCTGACGGGGTATGCCCCGGCAGATTTAAGCAACGCAGTTGCGCTTGACGGCATATGGATGGATCAATTGAACCGGCTTTCGCAAAACCACAAAATCGCCATACTCGCGGGTCTTGTTGAAAAGTCGACTTCCGGAATCTATGCCACACACCTGGTATTTCGTCCGGATCAGCCTGTGGCACGCTACCGAAAAGTTCACCTCTCTCCATTTGAGGCACCCTATTTCAATTGTGGCAACGATGCAGCAGTCTTTAAATTCAAAGGAGTGCATTTTGGCATCCAGCTCTGTTACGATGCCCATTTTCCGGAGTTGTCCACAGCCATGGCATTAAAAAATGCGGACATTATTTTTTTTCCACACGCATCACCAAGAGGAACACCTGGGGAAAAAAGCGCATCCTGGAAGCGCCATTTAACAGCCCGGGCATTTGATAATGCAGTGTTTGTGGCAGCCGTTAATCAGGTCGGCGAAAATAACGCCAACCTAAATTTTCCTGGAATCTCCATGATGATCGGCCCTGACGGATATTTGTCGGGTGAAAATATTGCATACGAAAATAAAATGGATACCTATGTATTGGACATGTCTCTGCTTGAACATATCCGTGCACATAAGATGAGATATTTTCTGCCCAACCGGCGTGCCCATCTCATTGACGACTGA
- a CDS encoding ATP-binding cassette domain-containing protein: MDQPFIELIDIHKNFSGNKVLDGVNLSIKKGQVTCVIGKSGTGKSVLLKHIIGLMQPDSGQVCVNGLPTEQMDRKQKHRFHRQISYMFQDNALFDFLTVWENIALPLTEKKKIPMGEIKQRVAQKMDALEISSHAGKYPAQLSGGIRKRVALARALITEPVAVLFDEPTSGLDPVRRNNVNAMISTYQEEFGFTAVIVSHDIPEIFTISQQVAMLDHGKIIYFGDSDGIFQADNDIVKAFISGKES; the protein is encoded by the coding sequence ATGGATCAGCCTTTCATTGAACTGATAGATATTCATAAAAATTTTTCCGGCAATAAAGTGCTTGACGGGGTCAATCTTTCCATTAAAAAGGGTCAGGTAACTTGTGTTATCGGCAAAAGCGGCACCGGCAAATCCGTTTTGCTTAAACATATCATCGGGCTGATGCAGCCGGATTCAGGCCAGGTCTGTGTGAACGGTCTGCCCACGGAGCAAATGGACCGGAAGCAAAAACATAGGTTTCACAGGCAGATATCCTATATGTTCCAGGATAATGCCCTGTTTGATTTTTTAACTGTGTGGGAAAACATCGCTCTGCCGTTAACAGAGAAAAAAAAGATCCCCATGGGTGAGATCAAGCAGCGGGTAGCGCAGAAAATGGATGCGCTGGAGATCAGCAGCCACGCAGGTAAATATCCGGCCCAGTTGTCCGGCGGCATAAGAAAACGTGTGGCCCTTGCCAGAGCTTTGATTACCGAACCTGTTGCCGTGCTCTTTGATGAACCCACATCCGGGCTTGATCCTGTGCGACGGAACAATGTGAACGCCATGATTTCCACTTACCAGGAGGAATTTGGTTTTACCGCAGTCATTGTCAGTCATGACATCCCGGAGATTTTTACCATATCACAGCAAGTGGCCATGCTTGACCATGGTAAGATTATCTATTTTGGCGATAGTGATGGGATTTTTCAGGCCGATAATGACATAGTAAAAGCGTTTATTTCAGGAAAAGAGTCCTGA
- the mlaD gene encoding outer membrane lipid asymmetry maintenance protein MlaD, with translation MKSFNKELYVGIFVIIGLVCAGYLTIVLGGLPMFSPKGYTVYAYFTSVSGLKSGAGIEMAGVEIGNVSEIILDKERLEAKLALRINQGIQLSEDSIASIKTAGIIGEKYVSISPGGADIMLEDKETLDNTESALDIESLVRKFIFKDDK, from the coding sequence ATGAAGTCATTCAACAAAGAATTATATGTCGGCATATTTGTAATTATCGGTCTTGTGTGCGCAGGTTACCTTACAATTGTTCTGGGGGGACTTCCGATGTTCAGCCCAAAGGGGTATACCGTGTATGCATATTTTACCTCTGTCAGTGGTTTGAAAAGTGGTGCCGGCATTGAAATGGCCGGGGTTGAGATCGGTAATGTCTCTGAGATTATTCTGGACAAAGAGCGTCTGGAGGCAAAGCTTGCCCTGAGGATCAATCAGGGAATACAACTGAGCGAAGACAGCATTGCCTCGATTAAAACCGCAGGCATCATCGGCGAAAAATATGTTTCTATTTCTCCGGGGGGGGCTGATATTATGCTTGAAGATAAAGAGACGCTGGACAATACCGAGTCTGCCCTGGACATTGAATCGCTGGTTAGGAAATTTATTTTTAAAGACGATAAATGA
- a CDS encoding acyl-CoA dehydratase activase, whose translation MENAATILGIDAGSVSIHLAVVDMNGHLLHNASEYHHGDVRACLTKMLAHQAIASVTHVAKTSSTPADVNATLDVDEQVAVIRSARHLHKDFSAILHVGGEKFFLSLFDDHGNYRGQRQNSGCAAGTGAFLDQQAGRIDLQGSEKISSLALENCAQRPDIATRCAVFAKTDLIHAQQQGYNLKQICDGLCYGLARNIANALFKQDIPEKDIIFCGGVAKNNAVKKHLESIIGKPLVKGEHVLVYGAMGAALCLADDIKKSHVPARSFHEIRNFFLEKTKTDAGLNPALDLTLSDYPDFTSAAALDFESVEIEIFKPIDAGATVHGFLGLDVGSTSTKSIIVDQDGEPVTGFYTRTASRPVEAVQRIFKACDHLMAEKEIVFHIQGCGTTGSGRRIAGKIIGADLEPDEITAHATAAVNLHPDVDTIIEIGGQDAKFTLVKNGQVTSSVMNAVCAAGTGSFIEEQAMRLNCPLSEYAHRAQGIAAPISSDRCTVFMERDINYFFAEGYGKNEILASVLHSVRDNYLTKVANIAQIGNRVVFQGATARNRALVAAFEQKLNRPIHVSRYCHLTGALGIALMARQMKEQGELSESGFRGFNLWKERIPVRQEVCRLCTNHCKITIAEVKGQALAYGFLCGRDYQTKKRVKSPDRYDLLGIRKEVRRSIFPGSFDAKDKDNDKQITIGLPNALHMVQDLDFWQFFFKELGLQVVTSRKCTDPVKQGKQIAGAEFCAPMLALHGHVNFLEDKCDYIFLPFYFEDKANEKGVRRHHCYYTQFAPSVLSRLTKPGKILTPIVKYLYTSFYTKKQLYDTFEKIGANLSFFDISSAWDRALALQKNKENALAGLWAVQKSTDKANVLLLGRPYTVLSSAMNNNIPGIFSNLGIKTFFNDMIDLEGVDYSPIDPMLKQIHWKHAAQNLKAAFVAAATPNLYPVYISSFRCAPDAFALDYFKEIMASVNKPYLVLELDEHDSSVGYETRIEAAVRAFENHRRQDQPPRHTDASLFTPKFDKNIEQKTVIFPNWDAITGHLIVNIFKNEGHNAVLMEEDQETLKKALLTNTGQCLPLNAVASGFIHTVEKYGLAPENTVLWLNESDIACNIKMYPYHIQKILTRHEKGFEQARVYLGELSLFDLGIKASTNTYFAYMFGGLFRSIGCKIRPYEINKGQTDAALHTAASIMGTAFLTGGSKEKALKEIMSIFEQIPVKKETRPKVGIFGDLYVRDNRIMNQNLIQFIEDNGGEVVTTPYYQYVQIIANAYFKKWFKEGKYLSLISNKALLAAVKTMEKKYYPWFAPFFNEAELKVNASYEHILETYGLLPEHTGESMDNLLKIHYIVNEHPDLALLVAVNPAFCCPGLVTEAMASQIEQKVGVPVINITYDLSGGNKNKAVVPFLKYLRTPPYSQSRKASV comes from the coding sequence ATGGAAAACGCTGCCACGATACTCGGCATTGATGCCGGATCCGTATCCATTCACCTTGCCGTTGTTGATATGAACGGCCATCTTTTGCATAACGCATCCGAATACCACCATGGAGATGTCAGGGCGTGCCTGACAAAAATGCTCGCCCACCAGGCCATTGCATCTGTAACCCATGTAGCCAAAACATCGTCCACACCGGCTGATGTCAATGCAACCCTTGATGTTGACGAACAGGTGGCAGTCATTCGCAGTGCCCGCCACCTCCACAAAGATTTCAGCGCAATTTTGCATGTGGGCGGAGAAAAATTTTTTCTGAGCCTGTTTGACGACCATGGCAATTACAGAGGCCAGCGGCAAAATTCCGGGTGTGCGGCAGGTACCGGTGCGTTCCTGGACCAGCAGGCCGGACGGATTGACCTGCAGGGATCTGAAAAAATTTCATCCCTGGCCCTTGAAAACTGCGCTCAGCGGCCGGATATCGCCACCCGGTGTGCGGTATTTGCAAAAACAGATCTAATCCATGCCCAGCAACAGGGCTATAATCTAAAGCAGATCTGTGACGGGCTTTGCTACGGACTTGCCCGAAACATCGCCAACGCCCTGTTTAAACAGGATATCCCGGAAAAAGACATTATATTTTGCGGCGGGGTGGCCAAAAACAATGCCGTAAAAAAGCACCTTGAATCCATTATCGGCAAACCCCTTGTCAAGGGCGAGCACGTTTTGGTTTACGGGGCCATGGGTGCCGCATTGTGTCTTGCCGATGACATAAAAAAATCCCATGTCCCTGCCCGGTCCTTTCATGAGATCCGTAATTTTTTCCTGGAAAAAACCAAAACCGACGCCGGACTTAATCCGGCCCTTGACTTAACCCTGTCTGATTATCCTGACTTTACATCTGCTGCTGCCCTTGATTTTGAATCCGTTGAAATTGAAATTTTCAAACCCATTGATGCAGGTGCTACGGTTCATGGTTTTTTAGGGCTTGATGTAGGCTCCACCAGCACCAAAAGTATTATCGTTGACCAGGATGGCGAACCGGTTACCGGATTTTACACCCGGACCGCATCAAGACCTGTGGAGGCAGTCCAGCGGATCTTTAAAGCCTGTGATCATCTCATGGCCGAAAAAGAGATCGTTTTCCATATCCAGGGATGCGGCACCACAGGTTCCGGCCGGCGCATTGCCGGAAAAATCATTGGTGCCGACTTAGAACCCGATGAGATCACGGCCCATGCCACCGCAGCGGTAAATTTACACCCGGACGTGGATACCATCATTGAAATCGGAGGCCAGGACGCCAAATTTACCCTGGTAAAAAACGGCCAGGTGACCTCATCGGTCATGAATGCAGTGTGTGCCGCAGGCACCGGCAGTTTTATTGAGGAACAGGCCATGCGTCTTAACTGCCCGTTATCCGAATACGCCCACAGGGCACAGGGTATTGCGGCGCCGATTTCCAGTGACCGGTGTACCGTATTCATGGAAAGGGACATCAATTATTTCTTTGCCGAGGGATACGGGAAAAACGAAATACTGGCATCGGTGCTCCATTCGGTACGCGACAATTACCTGACCAAGGTTGCCAATATTGCCCAGATCGGGAACCGTGTAGTATTTCAGGGTGCCACGGCCCGGAACAGGGCCCTTGTGGCGGCCTTTGAGCAAAAACTTAACAGACCCATCCATGTATCCCGGTACTGCCACCTTACCGGCGCCCTGGGCATTGCCCTGATGGCCAGGCAAATGAAAGAACAGGGCGAGTTGTCCGAGTCCGGCTTCAGGGGATTTAACCTGTGGAAAGAACGGATTCCGGTTCGGCAGGAAGTGTGCCGCCTGTGCACCAACCATTGCAAAATCACCATTGCCGAAGTAAAAGGGCAGGCCCTGGCCTATGGATTTTTGTGCGGCAGAGATTACCAGACGAAAAAACGGGTGAAATCTCCAGACCGTTACGACCTTTTAGGAATTAGAAAAGAGGTTCGGCGAAGCATTTTCCCCGGATCCTTCGATGCTAAAGATAAAGACAATGATAAACAGATCACCATCGGCCTGCCCAATGCCCTTCACATGGTACAGGACCTTGATTTCTGGCAGTTTTTTTTCAAGGAACTTGGCTTGCAGGTGGTAACCAGCCGCAAGTGCACCGATCCAGTCAAACAAGGTAAACAGATAGCCGGGGCGGAATTCTGTGCGCCGATGCTTGCCTTGCACGGCCATGTGAACTTCCTTGAGGATAAATGCGATTATATTTTTCTGCCTTTTTATTTTGAGGACAAAGCCAATGAAAAAGGCGTTCGCCGTCATCACTGCTACTACACACAATTTGCCCCATCGGTTTTAAGCCGTCTGACAAAACCGGGCAAAATACTAACGCCCATAGTCAAATATCTGTATACAAGCTTTTATACGAAAAAGCAGCTATATGACACATTTGAAAAAATCGGGGCAAATCTGTCCTTTTTTGATATATCATCTGCCTGGGACCGGGCACTGGCCCTCCAAAAAAACAAGGAGAACGCCCTGGCCGGGCTGTGGGCAGTCCAAAAATCTACCGATAAAGCCAACGTGTTGCTGCTCGGACGCCCATATACGGTACTATCATCTGCCATGAACAATAATATTCCAGGTATTTTTTCCAATCTGGGTATTAAAACATTTTTCAATGATATGATTGACCTGGAAGGTGTGGATTATTCACCCATTGACCCCATGCTCAAACAGATCCACTGGAAACATGCAGCCCAAAATCTAAAGGCTGCCTTTGTTGCCGCTGCCACCCCGAACCTGTACCCGGTTTACATTTCATCGTTCAGATGTGCACCTGATGCCTTTGCCTTGGATTACTTCAAGGAGATCATGGCATCGGTAAATAAGCCTTATCTGGTGCTGGAGTTGGATGAACACGACTCCAGTGTGGGCTATGAAACCCGCATTGAAGCCGCTGTCCGGGCATTTGAAAATCACAGGCGTCAGGATCAGCCCCCCCGGCACACAGACGCATCTTTATTTACTCCCAAATTTGATAAAAATATTGAACAAAAAACCGTCATTTTCCCCAACTGGGATGCCATAACAGGCCACCTAATCGTCAATATCTTTAAAAATGAAGGGCACAATGCAGTATTGATGGAAGAGGACCAGGAGACACTTAAAAAAGCACTTTTGACAAACACCGGCCAGTGCCTGCCCTTAAATGCCGTGGCGTCGGGATTTATCCACACTGTTGAAAAATACGGACTGGCCCCGGAAAATACGGTGCTATGGCTCAATGAATCCGATATTGCCTGCAACATAAAAATGTACCCCTACCATATCCAGAAAATTTTGACCCGCCATGAAAAAGGGTTTGAACAAGCCCGTGTATATCTTGGGGAACTATCGCTGTTTGACCTGGGGATCAAGGCATCCACCAACACCTATTTTGCCTATATGTTCGGCGGTCTTTTCAGGAGCATCGGCTGCAAAATAAGACCATATGAAATCAATAAGGGGCAAACCGATGCAGCCTTACACACCGCTGCCTCCATCATGGGAACGGCATTTCTCACGGGCGGATCAAAGGAAAAAGCGCTCAAAGAAATCATGTCCATATTTGAACAGATCCCGGTAAAAAAAGAGACGCGGCCCAAGGTGGGCATCTTTGGAGACCTGTATGTCAGGGACAACCGGATCATGAATCAGAACCTGATTCAGTTCATTGAAGATAATGGCGGGGAGGTGGTGACCACACCTTACTATCAGTATGTACAGATTATCGCCAATGCCTATTTTAAAAAATGGTTCAAGGAGGGAAAATACCTGAGCCTGATTTCAAACAAGGCCCTGCTTGCAGCCGTTAAAACCATGGAAAAAAAATATTATCCATGGTTTGCGCCGTTTTTCAATGAAGCCGAACTCAAGGTCAATGCGTCCTATGAACATATCCTTGAAACATACGGCTTACTTCCCGAACATACCGGGGAGTCCATGGATAACCTGCTTAAAATCCATTACATTGTCAATGAACATCCGGATTTAGCCCTTCTGGTTGCCGTCAATCCTGCCTTTTGCTGTCCAGGCCTTGTGACCGAGGCCATGGCCTCACAGATTGAACAAAAGGTTGGGGTCCCGGTCATTAACATTACCTATGACCTGTCCGGAGGAAACAAAAATAAGGCGGTGGTGCCGTTCCTGAAATATTTAAGGACGCCCCCCTATTCCCAGAGCCGGAAGGCCTCTGTCTGA
- a CDS encoding VacJ family lipoprotein: MKFYPVLFIVMALVLVAGPALAGNAVGQSEHMTSSSSSDSSEESVGSVQGGGDSAEGDEFDADIFQVDQGQSDQAMVADPFEGLNRAVFFFNDKLYMYGLRPISRGYAKVVPTFARRGVKNFFTNLLFPIRFVNALLQGKGEAAGREFSAFFINTTLGFGGVNNFAQKYVGIRLEDEDFGQTLGSYGIGSGIYLVLPVLGPSSFRDAVGRAGDWLINPINYAQPWELSWGAWGLEKVSWTSFHVGEYEAFKDASIDPYAAMRNAYLQNRKALVDDVAGAQKLKNSKE; this comes from the coding sequence ATGAAATTTTATCCGGTCCTTTTTATTGTAATGGCTCTGGTATTGGTCGCGGGTCCGGCTCTTGCCGGTAATGCAGTCGGGCAATCCGAACACATGACATCTTCTTCGAGTTCAGATTCCTCAGAGGAATCGGTAGGCAGTGTCCAAGGGGGGGGCGATTCGGCTGAAGGGGATGAGTTTGATGCTGATATTTTCCAGGTCGATCAAGGTCAAAGTGACCAGGCCATGGTTGCAGATCCTTTTGAAGGGCTTAACCGTGCTGTGTTTTTCTTTAATGATAAACTTTATATGTACGGCTTGAGGCCCATATCAAGGGGGTATGCCAAAGTGGTTCCCACCTTTGCCCGCAGAGGTGTTAAAAACTTTTTTACCAACCTGTTGTTTCCCATCCGTTTTGTCAATGCCCTGCTCCAGGGAAAAGGTGAGGCCGCAGGCAGGGAGTTTTCCGCTTTTTTTATCAACACAACCCTGGGGTTTGGGGGGGTAAATAATTTTGCCCAGAAGTATGTGGGTATCCGGCTTGAGGATGAAGATTTTGGTCAGACCCTTGGATCATACGGTATTGGCAGTGGCATTTATCTGGTGCTGCCCGTTCTGGGGCCTAGTTCATTTAGAGATGCCGTGGGCAGGGCTGGGGACTGGCTCATCAATCCCATCAATTATGCACAACCCTGGGAATTGTCCTGGGGCGCCTGGGGACTTGAAAAAGTCAGCTGGACATCCTTTCATGTCGGAGAGTATGAAGCGTTTAAAGATGCCTCAATAGACCCGTATGCCGCCATGCGTAACGCCTATCTCCAGAATCGTAAGGCCCTTGTTGATGATGTGGCCGGCGCCCAAAAATTAAAAAACAGTAAAGAATAA
- a CDS encoding ABC transporter permease has product MLKLRIEKLGSACIDDTRSIGRISIFFIQGIWRNFVPFVQIAKIMEQVWFIGYKSVFVIVLTAMFTGMVLGLQGYYTLVDFGSEATLGSAVAITLIRELGPVLSAIMIAARAGSAMAAEIGVMRISEQIDALETMDIHPVRFTFSPRLSAAIISFPLLTALFDVTGIFGGFLSGVVILDVNQYLYMDKVIRSIELADVTGGFVKALVFGIIVSTMCCYKGFFAHISGAEAGKGAKSVSLATTNAVVNSCILILVSDYIITSFLV; this is encoded by the coding sequence ATGCTCAAATTGCGTATTGAAAAATTAGGCTCGGCTTGTATTGATGACACCCGATCCATTGGACGGATATCGATTTTTTTTATCCAGGGGATCTGGCGCAATTTTGTGCCCTTTGTCCAGATTGCCAAGATCATGGAACAGGTGTGGTTTATCGGCTATAAGTCCGTGTTTGTTATCGTTTTAACCGCCATGTTCACCGGCATGGTGCTCGGGCTTCAAGGGTACTACACCCTGGTGGACTTCGGATCCGAAGCAACCCTTGGATCGGCCGTTGCCATCACCCTGATTCGTGAACTTGGGCCTGTGCTGTCTGCCATCATGATTGCGGCCCGGGCCGGGTCCGCCATGGCTGCGGAAATCGGTGTCATGCGGATTTCCGAACAGATAGACGCCCTTGAAACCATGGATATCCATCCGGTTCGGTTCACCTTTTCACCACGCCTTTCTGCCGCCATTATCAGTTTTCCGCTTTTAACCGCTCTTTTTGATGTGACAGGCATATTCGGAGGGTTCCTCTCCGGTGTTGTGATCTTGGATGTCAATCAGTATTTATATATGGATAAAGTGATTCGAAGCATTGAGCTTGCAGATGTCACCGGAGGATTTGTTAAGGCGCTGGTATTTGGGATTATCGTTTCTACCATGTGCTGCTACAAGGGCTTTTTTGCCCATATTTCAGGGGCAGAAGCAGGGAAGGGTGCTAAAAGTGTGTCATTGGCCACCACCAATGCTGTGGTGAATTCCTGTATCCTTATTCTGGTTTCCGATTACATCATTACCTCTTTTCTGGTTTAA
- a CDS encoding DNA internalization-related competence protein ComEC/Rec2, whose amino-acid sequence MVIRHKLTLAPMFYILLSFVTGAIAGCLTPVSFWIFFIATSLSAAILLTLFKPDKFIFLSCLAGFGLTIFRMAEIFTPDYSLIRFCDGESHQISCTINSLPKKYQNKTRYTINYSRIDADTVDGKLILTVYHDSEKQVGPPLLFGEHITINSKIRTIRNFSNPGGYDYEFRMRLKGITGSVYANSRTIVQIGSVNSDFLDRVMQIVQRTRFRFSSHLARAVQRADEPQPDFFADQARAVLNALITGQKEMIHERTRDDFSKAGLSHILAVSGLHMSLVGVGFFSIFIFILNLHPALVITGFAKKTAGLLTLLPLTAYALFAGFSPSTQRALIMAAVFLISFLIEKEKDPLNTLYFAASLILLIDPGALFSISFQLSFVCVFFIISGFIFWGQTLGFPQNKWIKRICFMILTTVFAGIGAAPVTVFYFNMFSLVQVGTNFVMIPVIGFLSLPLGLAGLVSMAFWPGLANFLFALDIHLLSYCLRGIHWIVGFDWTWVRVVTPRAIETFLYYALMLCFGFAIMKKNKGGIFLIFLLVIAGIISAGQGILKRFNPRKLVVHTLDVGQGNAAVIITPGGKTLLIDAGGFGGRSTFDTGRYIVGPFLWNNWIKTLDAVILTHPDSDHMNGLPFIFDNFRIRQWIKNHDISTSGVFKHLMRTAKAKGVRINTPGPNASHILWDQVQINILGRRDLHSGGHDNDNSLVTRIEFLSFSMLFPGDIEEKREIELVNTKNFSLESDVFMAPHHGSCSSSSELFLDKVGPSGVIISCGYMNRHKFPCRTVLQRYRRNKIAVFRTDLMGAVTLQSDGIGYTVTAHRKN is encoded by the coding sequence ATGGTTATTCGGCATAAGCTGACACTTGCGCCGATGTTCTATATTCTTCTCTCCTTTGTAACCGGTGCCATTGCAGGGTGCTTGACACCGGTTTCCTTCTGGATATTTTTTATTGCAACGAGTCTGTCTGCTGCAATCCTACTCACTTTATTTAAGCCCGATAAATTTATTTTCCTATCTTGCCTTGCGGGGTTTGGATTGACAATATTTCGCATGGCAGAGATTTTTACACCTGATTATTCCCTTATTCGATTTTGCGATGGCGAATCCCATCAGATTTCCTGTACGATCAACTCTCTTCCTAAAAAATATCAAAATAAAACCAGATACACCATAAATTATAGCCGTATTGATGCTGATACAGTTGATGGTAAATTGATTTTAACCGTGTATCATGATTCAGAAAAACAAGTTGGACCTCCATTGCTTTTTGGCGAACACATTACCATTAATTCAAAAATCAGAACCATACGTAATTTTTCCAACCCCGGGGGGTATGATTATGAATTTAGAATGCGTCTTAAAGGCATAACCGGCAGCGTTTATGCCAATTCGCGCACCATTGTGCAAATAGGTTCGGTTAACAGTGATTTTTTGGATAGGGTTATGCAAATTGTGCAGCGAACCCGATTCCGATTTTCAAGTCATCTTGCCAGGGCCGTGCAACGTGCAGATGAACCTCAGCCTGATTTTTTTGCCGATCAGGCCAGGGCTGTGCTCAATGCCCTGATTACCGGGCAAAAAGAGATGATTCATGAGAGAACCCGGGATGATTTTTCTAAAGCAGGCCTTTCGCACATTTTAGCTGTTTCAGGATTGCATATGTCCTTAGTTGGGGTGGGATTTTTTTCTATTTTCATTTTTATTTTAAACCTTCACCCGGCACTTGTTATAACAGGCTTTGCAAAAAAAACAGCCGGGTTGCTGACACTCTTGCCTTTGACTGCATATGCATTGTTTGCCGGGTTCTCACCGTCTACCCAAAGAGCATTGATCATGGCGGCAGTCTTTTTAATCTCTTTTCTGATAGAAAAAGAGAAAGATCCTTTAAATACACTTTACTTTGCTGCAAGTTTAATTCTTTTGATTGATCCGGGAGCCTTGTTTTCCATCTCTTTTCAGCTTTCATTTGTCTGCGTCTTTTTTATTATTTCAGGCTTTATTTTTTGGGGACAAACCTTAGGTTTTCCCCAAAATAAATGGATCAAACGAATCTGTTTTATGATTTTGACAACGGTTTTTGCAGGCATTGGCGCAGCCCCGGTAACGGTCTTTTATTTTAATATGTTTTCCTTAGTCCAGGTAGGGACCAATTTTGTTATGATTCCTGTTATCGGCTTTTTATCTCTCCCTTTGGGTCTGGCCGGTCTTGTGTCTATGGCTTTTTGGCCCGGTCTTGCCAATTTCTTATTCGCATTGGATATTCATCTTCTTTCCTATTGTCTTCGGGGTATCCATTGGATTGTAGGGTTTGACTGGACATGGGTCAGGGTCGTAACGCCCCGGGCAATTGAAACTTTCCTGTATTACGCATTGATGCTTTGCTTTGGATTTGCAATCATGAAAAAGAACAAGGGGGGCATATTCCTAATCTTTCTTTTGGTGATCGCCGGGATTATATCCGCAGGCCAGGGCATATTAAAACGATTTAATCCGAGAAAACTTGTGGTGCATACACTGGATGTTGGTCAGGGTAATGCAGCGGTTATCATTACTCCTGGCGGAAAAACGTTGCTCATTGATGCAGGCGGCTTTGGTGGGAGATCCACTTTTGACACCGGTCGTTATATTGTGGGGCCTTTTTTGTGGAACAACTGGATTAAGACGCTTGATGCCGTTATTTTGACTCATCCGGACAGCGACCATATGAATGGTCTGCCCTTTATTTTTGATAATTTCAGGATCAGGCAATGGATAAAAAATCATGATATTTCCACATCTGGTGTATTTAAGCATTTGATGCGCACCGCCAAGGCAAAAGGTGTGAGAATCAATACTCCAGGCCCTAATGCCAGCCATATTTTATGGGATCAGGTTCAAATTAATATATTGGGTAGAAGAGATTTGCACTCAGGTGGCCACGATAATGACAACAGTCTGGTAACCCGCATAGAATTTTTATCTTTTTCAATGCTTTTTCCAGGCGATATTGAAGAAAAAAGAGAAATAGAACTTGTAAACACAAAAAATTTCAGCCTTGAATCTGACGTCTTTATGGCACCGCACCATGGCAGTTGTTCAAGCTCAAGTGAACTTTTCCTTGATAAAGTAGGTCCGTCAGGGGTAATAATATCGTGTGGATATATGAACAGACATAAATTCCCCTGCCGAACGGTTTTGCAGCGATATCGGCGAAACAAGATCGCGGTCTTTCGAACGGATCTGATGGGCGCTGTCACGCTTCAGTCCGATGGTATTGGTTATACCGTTACGGCCCATAGAAAAAATTAA